In a single window of the Gossypium hirsutum isolate 1008001.06 chromosome A13, Gossypium_hirsutum_v2.1, whole genome shotgun sequence genome:
- the LOC121212639 gene encoding multiple organellar RNA editing factor 3, mitochondrial isoform X4: MAFVNARRCLSTLLSRALTSSSSSSSFPFRSRLTATLLNKTPVFIPEATKILTRTKTSGSGYSTSSDLSRSPAAFLDGVDYEHWLIILEFPERPQPLKEEMIDTYVKTLASVVGSEEEAKKRIYSVCTTLYTGFRAFFSKDLIYELRGLPRVRWVLSIEYLDDEDSFFEGDMFVDGKVLRRQQILPALSNTHFAVGRDDDLWVIPFQFPEDQEPSLGEEIDLYVKTLASVVVKRKRKREYTLFLVQHRGILGFVLLFLRRWLMNFQGFGIQKTNIRTKMCMEEFAC, encoded by the exons ATGGCTTTTGTCAATGCCCGACGATGTCTATCAACCCTTTTAAGCCGCGCCctcacttcttcttcttcttcttcctcctttcctTTCCGTTCTCGCCTCACTGCTACTCTCCTCAACAAAACCCCAGTTTTTATCCCCGAAGCAACCAAAATCCTGACCCGAACCAAGACATCCGGGTCCGGCTACTCGACTTCGAGCGACCTTTCCCGATCACCAGCGGCTTTCCTAGATGGCGTTGATTATGAACATTGGCTTATCATTTTGGAATTCCCAGAACGCCCACAACCTTTGAAAGAAGAAATGATCGATACCTATGTTAAAACCCTCGCTTCTGTAGTCGGCag TGAAGAGGAAGCGAAAAAGAGAATATACTCTGTTTGTACAACGCTGTACACTGGGTTTCGTGCTTTTTTCTCAAAGGATTTGATTTATGAACTTAGAG GGTTACCTCGTGTACGCTGGGTTTTATCAATTGAGTATTTGGATGACGAAGATAGTTTTTTTGAAG GGGATATGTTTGTTGATGGGAAAGTCCTTCGTAGACAGCAAATTCTACCTGCCCTTTCAAATACCCACTTCGCAGTTGGACGTGATGATGATCTTTGGGTTATCCCTTTCCAATTCCCGGAAGACCAAGAACCTTCCTTAGGCGAAGAGATCGATCTCTACGTTAAAACTCTCGCTTCTGTTGTCG TGAAGAGGAAGCGAAAAAGAGAATATACGCTGTTTCTAGTGCAACATCGTGGTATACTGGGTTTCGTGCTTTTATTTCTAAGAAGATGGCTCATGAACTTTCAG GGATTCGGGATTCAGAAAACGAATATCCGAACGAAGATGTGCATGGAG GAATTTGCTTGTTGA
- the LOC121212639 gene encoding multiple organellar RNA editing factor 3, mitochondrial isoform X2, with protein sequence MAFVNARRCLSTLLSRALTSSSSSSSFPFRSRLTATLLNKTPVFIPEATKILTRTKTSGSGYSTSSDLSRSPAAFLDGVDYEHWLIILEFPERPQPLKEEMIDTYVKTLASVVGSEEEAKKRIYSVCTTLYTGFRAFFSKDLIYELRGDMFVDGKVLRRQQILPALSNTHFAVGRDDDLWVIPFQFPEDQEPSLGEEIDLYVKTLASVVGSEEEAKKRIYAVSSATSWYTGFRAFISKKMAHELSGIRDSENEYPNEDVHGGICLLMGKSFLDQPFRECNNRVWETVGITKFRTGPDTYRYLYL encoded by the exons ATGGCTTTTGTCAATGCCCGACGATGTCTATCAACCCTTTTAAGCCGCGCCctcacttcttcttcttcttcttcctcctttcctTTCCGTTCTCGCCTCACTGCTACTCTCCTCAACAAAACCCCAGTTTTTATCCCCGAAGCAACCAAAATCCTGACCCGAACCAAGACATCCGGGTCCGGCTACTCGACTTCGAGCGACCTTTCCCGATCACCAGCGGCTTTCCTAGATGGCGTTGATTATGAACATTGGCTTATCATTTTGGAATTCCCAGAACGCCCACAACCTTTGAAAGAAGAAATGATCGATACCTATGTTAAAACCCTCGCTTCTGTAGTCGGCag TGAAGAGGAAGCGAAAAAGAGAATATACTCTGTTTGTACAACGCTGTACACTGGGTTTCGTGCTTTTTTCTCAAAGGATTTGATTTATGAACTTAGAG GGGATATGTTTGTTGATGGGAAAGTCCTTCGTAGACAGCAAATTCTACCTGCCCTTTCAAATACCCACTTCGCAGTTGGACGTGATGATGATCTTTGGGTTATCCCTTTCCAATTCCCGGAAGACCAAGAACCTTCCTTAGGCGAAGAGATCGATCTCTACGTTAAAACTCTCGCTTCTGTTGTCGGCAG TGAAGAGGAAGCGAAAAAGAGAATATACGCTGTTTCTAGTGCAACATCGTGGTATACTGGGTTTCGTGCTTTTATTTCTAAGAAGATGGCTCATGAACTTTCAG GGATTCGGGATTCAGAAAACGAATATCCGAACGAAGATGTGCATGGAG GAATTTGCTTGTTGATGGGAAAGTCGTTTTTAGACCAACCTTTTCGAGAATGCAACAACAGAGTTTGGGAGACTGTTGGTATTACTAAATTTCGTACTGGACCAGATACTTAccgatatttatatttgtaa
- the LOC121212365 gene encoding pentatricopeptide repeat-containing protein At1g63130, mitochondrial-like translates to MLAASAKENHLTTVVFLCGKMESWGFKRNTATFNKWIDSYCKLGKLNSALSVWGKLIKTRFQPTVFSFSTVMDGLCIERKVNEAVKLFAEMDETAVKMLKELEENGPHPNVVTYNTVINAFCKQGMLKEGLVVFSGMLKKGIEPNLYTYNILLEAFYEQRMLCRAEAMIVRMKQQRIKFNVVVHSNGLSQRR, encoded by the exons ATGTTAGCGGCATCTGCTAAGGAGAACCACCTTACCACAGTTGTTTTTCTCTGTGGGAAAATGGAAAGTTGGGGCTTCAAGCGAAATACCGCTACTTTCAACAAGTGGATTGACTCATACTGTAAGCTTGGTAAACTTAATTCTGCTTTATCTGTTTGGGGCAAACTGATAAAAACAAGATTTCAACCCACTGTTTTTAGTTTTTCTACTGTGATGGATGGGTTATGCATAGAAAGAAAAGTTAACGAGGCTGTTAAATTATTTGCTGAAATGGATGAAACTG CTGTTAAGATGCTTAAGGAGTTGGAAGAAAATGGCCCTCATCCTAATGTTGTCACCTATAACACTGTCATTAATGCATTCTGTAAGCAAGGAATGCTAAAGGAAGGACTCGTTGTCTTCTCTGGAATGCTGAAGAAAGGCATCGAGCCTAATCTTTACACCTACAACATATTGCTTGAGGCATTTTACGAGCAGCGGATGCTTTGCAGGGCTGAAGCTATGATCGTCAGGATGAAGCAGCAACGCATTAAATTTAACGTG gttgTTCATAGCAATGGGCTGAGTCAACGGCGGTAG
- the LOC121212639 gene encoding multiple organellar RNA editing factor 3, mitochondrial isoform X3: MAFVNARRCLSTLLSRALTSSSSSSSFPFRSRLTATLLNKTPVFIPEATKILTRTKTSGSGYSTSSDLSRSPAAFLDGVDYEHWLIILEFPERPQPLKEEMIDTYVKTLASVVGSEEEAKKRIYSVCTTLYTGFRAFFSKDLIYELRGLPRVRWVLSIEYLDDEDSFFEGDMFVDGKVLRRQQILPALSNTHFAVGRDDDLWVIPFQFPEDQEPSLGEEIDLYVKTLASVVVKRKRKREYTLFLVQHRGILGFVLLFLRRWLMNFQGFGIQKTNIRTKMCMEVGSLKNSR; this comes from the exons ATGGCTTTTGTCAATGCCCGACGATGTCTATCAACCCTTTTAAGCCGCGCCctcacttcttcttcttcttcttcctcctttcctTTCCGTTCTCGCCTCACTGCTACTCTCCTCAACAAAACCCCAGTTTTTATCCCCGAAGCAACCAAAATCCTGACCCGAACCAAGACATCCGGGTCCGGCTACTCGACTTCGAGCGACCTTTCCCGATCACCAGCGGCTTTCCTAGATGGCGTTGATTATGAACATTGGCTTATCATTTTGGAATTCCCAGAACGCCCACAACCTTTGAAAGAAGAAATGATCGATACCTATGTTAAAACCCTCGCTTCTGTAGTCGGCag TGAAGAGGAAGCGAAAAAGAGAATATACTCTGTTTGTACAACGCTGTACACTGGGTTTCGTGCTTTTTTCTCAAAGGATTTGATTTATGAACTTAGAG GGTTACCTCGTGTACGCTGGGTTTTATCAATTGAGTATTTGGATGACGAAGATAGTTTTTTTGAAG GGGATATGTTTGTTGATGGGAAAGTCCTTCGTAGACAGCAAATTCTACCTGCCCTTTCAAATACCCACTTCGCAGTTGGACGTGATGATGATCTTTGGGTTATCCCTTTCCAATTCCCGGAAGACCAAGAACCTTCCTTAGGCGAAGAGATCGATCTCTACGTTAAAACTCTCGCTTCTGTTGTCG TGAAGAGGAAGCGAAAAAGAGAATATACGCTGTTTCTAGTGCAACATCGTGGTATACTGGGTTTCGTGCTTTTATTTCTAAGAAGATGGCTCATGAACTTTCAG GGATTCGGGATTCAGAAAACGAATATCCGAACGAAGATGTGCATGGAGGTGGGTAGTTTAAAGAATTCAAGATGA
- the LOC121212639 gene encoding multiple organellar RNA editing factor 3, mitochondrial isoform X1, with protein sequence MAFVNARRCLSTLLSRALTSSSSSSSFPFRSRLTATLLNKTPVFIPEATKILTRTKTSGSGYSTSSDLSRSPAAFLDGVDYEHWLIILEFPERPQPLKEEMIDTYVKTLASVVGSEEEAKKRIYSVCTTLYTGFRAFFSKDLIYELRGLPRVRWVLSIEYLDDEDSFFEGDMFVDGKVLRRQQILPALSNTHFAVGRDDDLWVIPFQFPEDQEPSLGEEIDLYVKTLASVVGSEEEAKKRIYAVSSATSWYTGFRAFISKKMAHELSGIRDSENEYPNEDVHGGICLLMGKSFLDQPFRECNNRVWETVGITKFRTGPDTYRYLYL encoded by the exons ATGGCTTTTGTCAATGCCCGACGATGTCTATCAACCCTTTTAAGCCGCGCCctcacttcttcttcttcttcttcctcctttcctTTCCGTTCTCGCCTCACTGCTACTCTCCTCAACAAAACCCCAGTTTTTATCCCCGAAGCAACCAAAATCCTGACCCGAACCAAGACATCCGGGTCCGGCTACTCGACTTCGAGCGACCTTTCCCGATCACCAGCGGCTTTCCTAGATGGCGTTGATTATGAACATTGGCTTATCATTTTGGAATTCCCAGAACGCCCACAACCTTTGAAAGAAGAAATGATCGATACCTATGTTAAAACCCTCGCTTCTGTAGTCGGCag TGAAGAGGAAGCGAAAAAGAGAATATACTCTGTTTGTACAACGCTGTACACTGGGTTTCGTGCTTTTTTCTCAAAGGATTTGATTTATGAACTTAGAG GGTTACCTCGTGTACGCTGGGTTTTATCAATTGAGTATTTGGATGACGAAGATAGTTTTTTTGAAG GGGATATGTTTGTTGATGGGAAAGTCCTTCGTAGACAGCAAATTCTACCTGCCCTTTCAAATACCCACTTCGCAGTTGGACGTGATGATGATCTTTGGGTTATCCCTTTCCAATTCCCGGAAGACCAAGAACCTTCCTTAGGCGAAGAGATCGATCTCTACGTTAAAACTCTCGCTTCTGTTGTCGGCAG TGAAGAGGAAGCGAAAAAGAGAATATACGCTGTTTCTAGTGCAACATCGTGGTATACTGGGTTTCGTGCTTTTATTTCTAAGAAGATGGCTCATGAACTTTCAG GGATTCGGGATTCAGAAAACGAATATCCGAACGAAGATGTGCATGGAG GAATTTGCTTGTTGATGGGAAAGTCGTTTTTAGACCAACCTTTTCGAGAATGCAACAACAGAGTTTGGGAGACTGTTGGTATTACTAAATTTCGTACTGGACCAGATACTTAccgatatttatatttgtaa